The segment CATCATATTTTGCTCCGTCTGAGATGCAGAAAACACAAGATGGCGTCTTCTCGGCCCTGTAGAATGTTGCAAGCACCAGACGTTCATCTGTCCATTTAGAACCCAGAACCCGGCAGAAAATACCTCCGCCGTAATCCCGCGGATACACCCATGCTTCTACAGAGAAGGAATCAGGAGTATCTGTTGCCTCACTGTAAGAGCATTCGACAAAATCGTCTTTACCATCAAATTCCAGAGCAGTACCAAAATCATCCTTTACCCACTTGGCACCATTGATTTTGCCATGCAGTTTGTTGCCGCTGTGGTCACGCAGTGTCCTGCCGCTTCCTTCCTCAAAGGTGTAATGGATTACCAGTCCTTCTTCTGCTTCTTTTGCCTGTGCAAAGCAGGGTATACAAAGGAAGATCAGTATCGTAGTGAAAAACAGCTTAATCATGGCAACATCCTTTCTATCGAAATTTTCTGTCTATGATTTATTCTCTAGTCCCACACAAACTTTGCCGCAAGCTCTGAAACTGTCATTTCTCTTACATTTTCCACATGACCGTCAATAAAAACATAATTAGCTGTGCTGTTATGTCTCCAGGCAGTATAGTATCCTTCATAGCCCGACACTGATGGTGGTGATGCAGTAAAGTAGCAAAGGCGATACTGCGCTCCGCTGTCGTCAGGATAACTTCCGGCATCACCTGCCAGAACGGTTTTAGCAGGTAGCGTGATCTTGGACATTTTATTTATAGAGGTGTTCATTGAACCAGAGTTGGTGCCGCAGCACAGTAAAGGACTTATTCCATAATCAGTCCATTGATTTCTTTCTTTCACAGAAGGGCAGCGGAAGACTCTGTCTGAGAATAAATATCCACTGCCTGCAAAGGTCTGGCGCTTTCCTTCATCATTACGGAAATATCCCAGCTCTCCCAGGAACCCGCACCAAACCGTAGAACTTGGCGGACTCGTTAAAGAAACACCATCATATAAGGGAAACCAGCCATTATAGTCATCAGAATACATTGTTATTGCCATACCTATCTGCCTTAAATTACTGACACATTTTATCCTTCTAGCCATCTCTCTTGCACCCAGCAACGCCGGTAAAAGCATTGATGAGAGAAGAGCTATGATCGCTATTACAACCAAAAGCTCAATAAGTGTAAAACAGTTCCTGCTTCTCCAGATTTTTCTTATTGTACTTAGCATTTTAAATTTCCTCCATTTAATTTTCAAAATACGGCTGGACTTCAATAAAGTTACACATTAGTTGCTGATCCAGATTTTTTCCGGAATCTTTATCAGATTTCCAATCAGATATAACCAGTTTTGCCGTATCAGACTTAGCACGGAATACCTTGTAGTGATAGTTTAAACACGGCCTATTTTTCGAATCATACAAAGGGATATTACCCCGACCAGCTTTGTAAACATAAAACTTACACCTTTCTGGAATCAATTCTGCATTATCTATTTTTATTGATACTTCATGTGCCTTTTCAACTGATTCACCTTTGGAAATATCTTTATAATCTCCTGTAACTAACTTGACAGAGTAAAGCTTTCCAGGCTTAAGGTTCCTGATTTCCTGGGAAATTATATTTGCCCTGTTTTTGTTCTTTTTCATCATCACAAAGGTATCTCCACAACCTTCTCTTCTAACATAATTAAGTTTTCCAAGGCTTCCATATCCTTGTATTTCGCCAGTTTCTATACTTCCTTTTTCTGCAGGAGCAACTGTCCATCCTTTCATTCCTTCCTCAAAATTAGAGTTCTGAATGTGGCTCAATATGTATTTATATCCATACTCATCAGAAAGCATATTAGTCTTGCCTTTAATGCAGTAATGGCGATAGAGCTTGCTTATCCAGCGCAGTGTTTCTTCATCCACATAACGACACGTCTTATACTGCGCAATCCCAGAAAGCCCAAAGAACGCCGGGTCGTTTGCTATGAGATTCATCTGCATGTCCATGAATACCTTAAAATCTACACCTGACTCACAATTCGCGCTGCATTCATATTTTGAATTGCAAAAAAGAACAACAACTGTCTGCTTTAGCGAGTCTGGAATAATCTTCTGCCATGAAACTATCCCCTGTCTTAGTTGATATTCTATAAATTTCTTGGCCTCTATTTCTGTTAATCGTTCCTCAAGATAAATCTCGGGTGCAAACTTGTAACCACATTCCATAATCGTTTTTCTGAACTCCTCAGCTTCTTTACTCTTATAATTTGCCCATTTGAACCCCCCGCTATAGGCATAGAACGTCTTATTTTTGAATTTTTTGTCTGCATGTATCTTTCTTAATGCCTCTATAAAAAATGGAATTTGCTCTTTCGTCTCATATGCAAACTCATCAACTATTATCCCGTCAAAATATTTAAATCCAGCCGATGTTGACCAGAAGTCATAGCTTTTTTCTAAAGATACTTTCTGACCAAGTCCAATGTCAGGAATTACACTGTGTATAAGTACTTTTCTTCCCGTATTTCTCCATTCTGCAAGCCGTTCTCTGCTTTCTTCTATATTTTCAGTTTCCATAATGTTTTCTTGATAATGTCTGCAGTAACCCTGAACTATTACATTAATTTCTTTAAGCATGTCTTTATGCCTTTCGATAACATCTGGATAATATTCTGTCAGAAGTATCTCAGGCATAGCCCGCACAACGAGATTCTCGAGAGATACATCTTTTTCATTACACCAGATTTTTATGCTGTGTTTACCTTCTGAGAGAAACTGCATTGTCTCTAGGGTCTGCTCCTTGTCTTTCTCATGAACAATCACTGCTTTCTCTTTAGGAGCTGAATCAATCGTAATAAATACTTTCTCCTGTTCTTTTACATCGGCAGTTGATGAAATGTAAATCCACCCTTCTCGGGGAGTTATAAATTCATACTCCTTGTCATTCCTGACTTTTTCCCCTTTCACATTCAGTAATTCTGTGACAAAATTATTGAGAACTTCTCCTGCAGATCTATATTCTGGTGGTATGCGTTTTCCCGGCCATATTATTTCATTAGAAGAAGTTTTTCCTATCCGACCTCCATTCCTGTCAAAAGCTGTTGACTGAATTACATAATCACCAGGAGTTAAATCGTCTACCTTGAGAGTAACATCTACTGTTTTTACATTAACTGGCAACTCCAACTTGGTCTTACAAACAGCTTTCTCTACCCCCGGCTTTATTAGTTCAACTAGAACTGTAGTTTCTGATGGAACTTCTCCTAAACCAGTCAGATTGAGCTCTATTATTATTTCCTTATCAGCATACCATATGTGTGGCTTTATGCCTATCTTGTAACTCAGCATTTTATCCTTGCTCATTTGGTAATGTTTCTCAAGCTCTTTATCCGAAAAAACCTTATTATAAATCTTAACCTCTCCAATCATCCCTTTGAAATGAGCATCTTTTGTGTAAATAAGGGCCCCATCACTTCTTCCCAAATAAAGTTTGCTTCCACTGCTTATTTTGCTAACTTTTGAAGTTTTTTCACCCGCCAATTCCCCGTTAAAATATAATTTTAATGACTTTCCGTCGAACACTGCTGCTATGTGAGTCCAGATGTCAGGTGCAAGGGATGGCATACGAACATTATTAGCCCCACCTGATATGTACCAGTAACAGCTTCCATCTAAACCATGCATTAATACATAACTGTGATGCGCTTTTCCTACAATCCCTGAACTTCCATAAGATGGTTCGCCTTCAGGGTGTACCCATGCTTCTATTGTAATTACATCACGAATATCTAAACTTTCTCCGTCCCCGCAGTCAACATAATCATCCTTGCCATCAAGCTTCAGAACATAGCCGTCTCCGAGCTTAACAAATTCAGCCCCGTATATTTTTCCGGTATTTTCATTTCCGCTCTTATCGTGAACCATTGAGCCAGAACCTTCACTAAAATCATACCAGAGAGACAATCCGCCTTTCATCAGTTTCTCCTTTCTTTCAATTTCTGCAGGGTCTATTTCTTCCAAAGAGACATCGTCATACCACACAGTTCCCCTCCCGCTTCTGAGATAGATAGTGAGAGCAGTGGTGTCCGGTGGAGTAATAAACTCACATGTCATCTGTCTCCATTCTGAAGTTTTGCCGATTCTTCTTGAGTCTATGGATTCTTTCTTTTTTCCATGCATTACTACAGAGCAAAAAATAGGCGTAGCATCGTCACTTGTCTTGAAGTAATATTTCAGGCGGAGGCCGCGCTTTCCCGCTACTGCTACTCCCTGGGAGATGATGATGTTGCTTCCGCCTGAGACCCAGATTATTTTTGCAGAGTATTTATCTGAATGACTGTCTTCAGATGATTCCAGCTTCACCTCTCCCGTTGGACTTGTCCATTCCTGCAGAGTCCAGTCTTCAGGACAGTTTGTATCTTGCTTTATAATTTCAAAGCCTGGATTCTTGATCATCAGTTTCTCCTTTCTTTTTATTTCTGCAGGATCTACTTCTTCCAAAGAGACATCATCATACCATACAGTACAATCTCGGTTTCTGAGATAAATTGTCATATATTCTGTTTCAGGAGGGGTTGTGAATTCATACGTCAGTTCAGTCCACTCTAAAGCAGTTTTGTATGTCCCCGATGATTTAGATTCTAATGGTTTACTTCCTTTCCCACGAGGTTGAGCAGTGCAAAAAATACGGCCATTTTCCCCTGTTTTATAAAAATACTTTAATCGAAAACTATGTTTCCCTTTTATCTTTACATCCTGACGAAAAACTATATTGCTTAGTACATCACTTTCACTTGGAGACCAACTTACTTTAGCAGAATATTTGCCTGAATGGCTGTCTTCTGATAACTCCAGTTTTACATTTGCTTTTGGGCTGGTCCAGTCACCCAGTTCCCAATCTTCAGGACAATTTGTTCCCGGCTTTATAATTTCAAAACATGGATTCTCGATAAGATTCTTTCCTGCTGCAAAACTCCAGGCACAAGGCAGAACCAGCAGACATAAACAGCAGATACTTGATAAAAATTCTTTTCCCTTTTTCATTGTATTCTCCTTTGTTATTTCATCAATTTCTCTTTTGCCTCTTCAATATGTTTTCTTGCCAGTTTTTCTGCTAAATCCAGGTCTCTTTTCTTTATGGCTTCTACAATTGGTATATGTGAATAGCTTAGATTTTTCTCGGAGTATTCTCCATGTGTAACACTTTTAGTATATAAACTTAGTGTTTGATAGTCAAATAATTCCATAATTCTGGCAAGTTCTTTATTTCCACACTTTTTCATAATAAAGTCATGAAACTCCCTGTCTATTTTCACCAGAGCATTCCGATCCTTGCTTTGTTTAGCTTTATTTTCTCCTTTTCCAATGTTCTCCAATTCTCTTATTTCCTGATTACTAATACACAGGGCAACTAATCTTGCAGCATAACCTTCCAATACAGCTCGTACTTCATAAATCTGTTTTATCTCATCCAATGAATGCTGTTTCACAAATGTTCCTACATTGGGAATAGCTGTGATTAATCCCTCGTTTTCCAACAGACGCAGAGTTTCTCGAATAGGAGTCCTGCTGACTTTGTATTTCTTAGCAAGGTCTTGTTCAACAATTCTCTCATGAGGCTTTATCGCGCCATTCAGAACGCTTAACCTAATCTTTTTATATAATCCTTTTATTAATGTATCTTTCATTTAAAAACCTTTTTGCATTGTATTGTAATTGTATACAACTTATTTGAAAAAGTCAAGGGAAATTTTTGGGGAATGTGGAAAGTTTAGGAGATTTTTTCTATAACACGAAGAAAGGCATCGTTTTCAGACGGCTTTCCGACAGTAACTCTCAGGCAATTTTTTAACAATCTATCATCAGCTACATTGCGTATTAAAATACCGCTGGTAAGAAGTTTCTTAAATACGGTTTCAGACGAAATCTTGGGTCTGAATAGAATAAAGTTTGCTTCTGTTGGGAAGGTATAGAGCATGCTGTTTTTCTGCATTTCCCTGAGGAGTCTGGATCTTTCAGAGATAATAATTTTAATAGCTTCATTGCACTTCTTCTTGTGTTTTAAGGCTATGATTCCTATACGCTGTGAAATGGAATTCAAATTAAACGGTAACTTTACCTTGTTAACCTGTTGCATTACCTTTTCTGAAGCTATCATATAACCTATACGACAGCCTGCAAGGCCGTATGCTTTGGAAAATGTTCTCAAAATAACCAGATTATCGTACTTATTAATTAGTGGTAGAAATGTTTTCTTTGAAAATTCTGAATAAGCTTCATCCATTACAACAAGCCCTGATGAACTTTTGATAATACTTATTATTTTATCTTTTGAGAAGCAATTGCCTGTGGGATTATTAGGATATCCGATAAAAATGAGACTGGGTTGATCCCTCTCAATACATCTAAGCGTAGTATCTATATCAATATCAAACTTCTTATCAAGGTTTATAACTTTAGTCTTTGTGTTACACACCGTTGATATTATTCCATACATTGAAAACGATGGATAAAAAAACAAGTTGCCTCTGTTGCCAAAAGCAAGTGTTAATGATTGTATCAATTCGTCAGAACCATTCCCTACTGCGATTCTATTCTTATTTCTGTTTATTTCCTTTGAAAGCAGTTCTTTTATTTCAGATGCATCAGGATCCGGATATCTATTGAATGGGTGCTTGAACAAATCCTTTAATATAATCTCTTTTAATTCCATAGGAAAATCAAAAGGATTTTCATTAGCATCAAGCTTGACCTTACAATCAACTTTCTCAGCTGAATAAGGTTTTAGTTTTTTTATGTTTTCCCGAAGTATTAAGTCAAAATTTGTTTTCACAATTCATTTTCCAATCTTATTAACAGAGATTTCTTGTGTGCATCCATTCCCTCTAAATCTGCCAGCAAACTCAGTGACCTCTTAACCCTCTTGAGTCCTTTTCTACTGTAACAGATAATAGAAGATTTTTTCAAAAAATCATCAATGCTTAATGGAGAGAAAACCCTTGCCATGCCCCCGGTTGGCAAGACATGATTTGGCCCTGCAATGTAATCCCCTATCGCTACAGGACTATATTCTCCAAGAAAGATTGCTCCTGCATTCTTTATCTTCTTCGCCAGTCTCTGCGGCTTCGAAACATGAAGCTCCAGATGCTCAGGAGCTATTTGATTTACTATTGATACTGCTTTATCCATGTTTTTTACAATTAACACCTCTTTCCCTTTATCCAGCGATTTCTCAATAGCTTTTCTTCCAGGCGATAAAGCAACTTGTTCTTTCATCAAAACATTGACTTTTTCTGCAACAGGTTTTGATGTTGTGATTAAGATAAACCTTCCGTTTTCTCCATGCTCAGCCTGAGAAATAAGGTCTGCTGTAATATATTTGGGATTTGCATCCTTATCTGCAATAATTACTATTTCACTGGG is part of the bacterium genome and harbors:
- a CDS encoding prepilin-type N-terminal cleavage/methylation domain-containing protein, yielding MLSTIRKIWRSRNCFTLIELLVVIAIIALLSSMLLPALLGAREMARRIKCVSNLRQIGMAITMYSDDYNGWFPLYDGVSLTSPPSSTVWCGFLGELGYFRNDEGKRQTFAGSGYLFSDRVFRCPSVKERNQWTDYGISPLLCCGTNSGSMNTSINKMSKITLPAKTVLAGDAGSYPDDSGAQYRLCYFTASPPSVSGYEGYYTAWRHNSTANYVFIDGHVENVREMTVSELAAKFVWD
- a CDS encoding LamG domain-containing protein, which translates into the protein MKKGKEFLSSICCLCLLVLPCAWSFAAGKNLIENPCFEIIKPGTNCPEDWELGDWTSPKANVKLELSEDSHSGKYSAKVSWSPSESDVLSNIVFRQDVKIKGKHSFRLKYFYKTGENGRIFCTAQPRGKGSKPLESKSSGTYKTALEWTELTYEFTTPPETEYMTIYLRNRDCTVWYDDVSLEEVDPAEIKRKEKLMIKNPGFEIIKQDTNCPEDWTLQEWTSPTGEVKLESSEDSHSDKYSAKIIWVSGGSNIIISQGVAVAGKRGLRLKYYFKTSDDATPIFCSVVMHGKKKESIDSRRIGKTSEWRQMTCEFITPPDTTALTIYLRSGRGTVWYDDVSLEEIDPAEIERKEKLMKGGLSLWYDFSEGSGSMVHDKSGNENTGKIYGAEFVKLGDGYVLKLDGKDDYVDCGDGESLDIRDVITIEAWVHPEGEPSYGSSGIVGKAHHSYVLMHGLDGSCYWYISGGANNVRMPSLAPDIWTHIAAVFDGKSLKLYFNGELAGEKTSKVSKISSGSKLYLGRSDGALIYTKDAHFKGMIGEVKIYNKVFSDKELEKHYQMSKDKMLSYKIGIKPHIWYADKEIIIELNLTGLGEVPSETTVLVELIKPGVEKAVCKTKLELPVNVKTVDVTLKVDDLTPGDYVIQSTAFDRNGGRIGKTSSNEIIWPGKRIPPEYRSAGEVLNNFVTELLNVKGEKVRNDKEYEFITPREGWIYISSTADVKEQEKVFITIDSAPKEKAVIVHEKDKEQTLETMQFLSEGKHSIKIWCNEKDVSLENLVVRAMPEILLTEYYPDVIERHKDMLKEINVIVQGYCRHYQENIMETENIEESRERLAEWRNTGRKVLIHSVIPDIGLGQKVSLEKSYDFWSTSAGFKYFDGIIVDEFAYETKEQIPFFIEALRKIHADKKFKNKTFYAYSGGFKWANYKSKEAEEFRKTIMECGYKFAPEIYLEERLTEIEAKKFIEYQLRQGIVSWQKIIPDSLKQTVVVLFCNSKYECSANCESGVDFKVFMDMQMNLIANDPAFFGLSGIAQYKTCRYVDEETLRWISKLYRHYCIKGKTNMLSDEYGYKYILSHIQNSNFEEGMKGWTVAPAEKGSIETGEIQGYGSLGKLNYVRREGCGDTFVMMKKNKNRANIISQEIRNLKPGKLYSVKLVTGDYKDISKGESVEKAHEVSIKIDNAELIPERCKFYVYKAGRGNIPLYDSKNRPCLNYHYKVFRAKSDTAKLVISDWKSDKDSGKNLDQQLMCNFIEVQPYFEN
- the hisC gene encoding histidinol-phosphate transaminase: MKTNFDLILRENIKKLKPYSAEKVDCKVKLDANENPFDFPMELKEIILKDLFKHPFNRYPDPDASEIKELLSKEINRNKNRIAVGNGSDELIQSLTLAFGNRGNLFFYPSFSMYGIISTVCNTKTKVINLDKKFDIDIDTTLRCIERDQPSLIFIGYPNNPTGNCFSKDKIISIIKSSSGLVVMDEAYSEFSKKTFLPLINKYDNLVILRTFSKAYGLAGCRIGYMIASEKVMQQVNKVKLPFNLNSISQRIGIIALKHKKKCNEAIKIIISERSRLLREMQKNSMLYTFPTEANFILFRPKISSETVFKKLLTSGILIRNVADDRLLKNCLRVTVGKPSENDAFLRVIEKIS
- a CDS encoding GntR family transcriptional regulator, which translates into the protein MKDTLIKGLYKKIRLSVLNGAIKPHERIVEQDLAKKYKVSRTPIRETLRLLENEGLITAIPNVGTFVKQHSLDEIKQIYEVRAVLEGYAARLVALCISNQEIRELENIGKGENKAKQSKDRNALVKIDREFHDFIMKKCGNKELARIMELFDYQTLSLYTKSVTHGEYSEKNLSYSHIPIVEAIKKRDLDLAEKLARKHIEEAKEKLMK